CTAAAAATGCTATGGTGTATAATACCTTAGCTCAAATTGTAAGAAAGAGTTTTGAAAATTTAAAAACAGTTATTCAAGAGGGGGCTAGATAATGGATCTTTTAACGGCTTTAGATATAGGTGCTTCAGGTCTTAGTGCTGAGAGAACGCATTTAAATGTTATTTCTATGAATTTGGCCAATGCCAAAACAACAAGGACTCCTGAGGGAGGGCCTTATAAAAGAAAAACAGTTATTTTTCGTTCAGCTCCTTTGGATACACCTTTTGCCCGGGAGATGAATTCTTTTTTAGATAGAGAGATTAAGGGAGTTAAAGTACAAGCTATTGTTAATGATAATAGACCTCTTAAAAAAGTGTATGATCCTGGGCATCCTGATGCTGATAAAGATGGGTATGTGTATTATCCAGATATTAATGTTGTAGAAGAAATGGCCAATATGATGACCACATTAAGAACGTATGAGGCAAATGTTTCAGTAATTACTACTGTAAAAACCATGTATAATAAGGCCCTCGAGATAGGGCGGTAATTTAAGATTATAGGGGGACTTATGAGTAGTATAAATGCTGTTGGTTTAAAAGCATATTTACAGACTCAAGATTTTGATTTTCAGAAGACTAAAAAGAGTGAAAAGAGCGACAATTCTTTCACAGATACATTAAAAAATTCTTTAAAAAAAGTAAATGATTTACAAGAACAGAAAGAGTCTATGATTAAGTCATTTGCTGCAGGCGAAGAACAAAATATTCATGAACTTATGATAACCTTACAAAAGGCAAATATTGCCATGCAGATGACTTCAGCGGTTAGAAATAAAGTCTTAGAAGCTTATAAAGAGATTATGCATCTTGCTTTTTAATTTTAGGCAAAGGAGAATAAAGGTATGCCTCCTTTTTTAGAAGAAAAAGTTGCTCAAATTAAAAGTCTTTGGAGTAAAAGCACATTAGCCCAGAAAATATTATATGGGGGAATGCTGGCCTCTATTTTAGTTGTAGGTATTGTTTTATTTGTATTATTAAATAATACTTCTTATAAAGTATTGTATTCAAACCTTTATCCAGAAGACGCAGCTAGGGTAGTAGAGGTTTTAAAGAAACAAAAAGTCCCTTATAAACTTGCCAATAATGGCGACACAATTTTAGTGCCTGAAGACAAAGTTTATAATTTGCGTTTGTTTATTGCTGGACAAGGTGTTTTGCATGGGCAGGGTATAGGTTTTGAAATTTTTGATGCAAATAAAATAGGTCAAACAGATTTTGTTCAAAAAATTAATTATCAAAGGGCCCTTCAGGGAGAGTTGGCCAGAACTATCTCAGAATTTGATGAGATTGAGAGTGCAAGAGTACATTTGGTATTACCTAAAAAAAGCCTATTTATAGAGGACAGTGAGCCACCGTCTGCTTCGGTTGTACTTACTTTAAAACCCGGGGCCAGTCTTTCTAAAGAGCAAGTAAGAAGTATTGTGAATTTAATTACTACAGGTGTAGAAGGCATGAGTCCTGATCGAATTACTATTTCTGATAGTAGAGGCAAAGTGTTATACGAGCCAAAAGAGGATATTGTAAATGGACTGTCTTCTACACAATTAGAATATCAGCTTTCCTTAGAAAGAAATTTAGAAAAGAGAATAGAAGAACTGCTTGCACCTATTGTAGGCGGTAGAAATAAGGTTATTGCAAGGGTAAGTGCAGAAGTTGATTTTAGCCGAAAGACTATTCATAAAGAGCTTTATGATCCAGATGTTACTGTAGTAAGAAGTGAACAAAAAACAGAGGAAAGTAGTAAAGGAACTACTAATTTACAAACAGGCTCGCCTGAGCCAGCTTATAGAGGAAGCGGTCTTAGTGGCACTGGGACAACCCAGCAAACTAGTCGTAGTAGTTCGGTTACTAATTATGAGATAAATAAAGAAGAACAACAGATTATTGCTCCTGTGGGAGAGATTAAAAGGCTTAGTGTTGCTGTAGTGGTAGATGGTAAGTATGTAAAAAATGCTAAAGGAGAGTATGTTTATCAGCCTTTGCCTGCTGCTACTTTGGATAGAATTAGAGCTTTAGTTCAAAATGCTATTGGTTATGATAGAGCTAGGGGTGATCAGATAGAGGTCACGAATTTGGCTTTTGGTGTTCCTAAGGTGTCAGAAAAATCTTCCTGGATGCAAAGAGCTCTTAAATATTTTCAATTAGTTGGTAAACCTTTACTAAATACTTTGATTATTTTGCTGTTTATTTTATTAGTAGTAAGGCCAATTGTGATGGCTATTTTGAAACCAGAGGTTAGTGAAGAGGTTGAAGAAGCAGAAGAGCTACCAGAAGGAGAACCTACTTTAGCTTTAGAAGATTTATCCCCAGAGGAGCGAGAGGCTATAGAGGCTCAGAAGAGAATAGAAGATCAAACAGCAATGGCTAAAAAATTAGCCACAGAAGACTTTGAAAGAGCTTTTAAGGTTGTAAAAAGATGGCTAAAAGAGGAGGGGGCATAACTTGGCAGATAAGCTAACAGGTATTCAAAAGACCGCGATTTTACTTTTGGCTTTAGGAGATGACTTTGCTGCTCAAGTTTTTCAAAGATTAGATAGAAGAGAGATTGCAAAGATTTCAAAAGCTATGGTAGAGATGGAAAGTGTTCCTAAAGAGACCGCTGAACAAGTTTTAAGGGAATTTAATGAGACCTTAACTATTAGCAAGGAAATGCTTTTAGGTGGGGTAGATGCAGTTAAGAAATTGCTTGGGCATGTAGATGAAGAAACAGCTAAATATGTAATTGATTCTTTGGATTTAGACTCTGGGCAAATACCTTTTCGTGAACTTACTAATGTTAGTCCTAAAATTTTAGCTCAGATCCTTAGAAATGAGCATCCTCAGACCTTAGCTCTCATTATAGGTCATTTACCTCCTGAACATGCAGCAGACTTGCTTTCGCAATTACCTCCAGGAGCAAGGCCAGAAGTGTTAATGCGTTTAGCTAAGTTGGAATCTGTTCCTGAAGAAATGCTTTTGGAAGTGGATAAGGTTTTACAGAGTCAATTAATTGCCATTGGAGCAAAAGAAGGGAAAAAGGTCGGAGGAGTGCAAGCTGTGGCAGAAATTCTTAATGCTGTGGAAAGAAGTATTGAAGAAGAAGTGCTTTCAGAAATCGAAGAAGAATCCTCGCAATTGGCAGAAGAAATTAGACAGCTCATGTTTGTTTTTGAAGACATTTTACATCTAGATGATAGGGCTATTAGAGAGGTCTTAAAAGAAATTAGTAATGAAGACTTAACTCTGGCTTTAAAGACTGCTTCAGAAGAGTTAAAAGAGAAGTTCTTTTCTAATCTTTCTGAAAGAGCTGCCAACATGATTAAAGAAGACTTAGAAATAATGGGGCCAGTTAAGCTTTCAGATGTTGAGGCAGCCCAACAAAATATAGTGAAGGTGGTAAGAAGATTAGAAGCAGAAGGAAGAATTGTAATTGGTGGTAAAGGTGGAGGAGATGTCCTTGTCTAATGATACTAAAAATATTTCTAACATCGGAAGAATTATTATTGGCCTT
This region of Desulfonauticus submarinus genomic DNA includes:
- the flgC gene encoding flagellar basal body rod protein FlgC, whose protein sequence is MDLLTALDIGASGLSAERTHLNVISMNLANAKTTRTPEGGPYKRKTVIFRSAPLDTPFAREMNSFLDREIKGVKVQAIVNDNRPLKKVYDPGHPDADKDGYVYYPDINVVEEMANMMTTLRTYEANVSVITTVKTMYNKALEIGR
- the fliE gene encoding flagellar hook-basal body complex protein FliE, whose protein sequence is MSSINAVGLKAYLQTQDFDFQKTKKSEKSDNSFTDTLKNSLKKVNDLQEQKESMIKSFAAGEEQNIHELMITLQKANIAMQMTSAVRNKVLEAYKEIMHLAF
- the fliF gene encoding flagellar basal-body MS-ring/collar protein FliF, yielding MPPFLEEKVAQIKSLWSKSTLAQKILYGGMLASILVVGIVLFVLLNNTSYKVLYSNLYPEDAARVVEVLKKQKVPYKLANNGDTILVPEDKVYNLRLFIAGQGVLHGQGIGFEIFDANKIGQTDFVQKINYQRALQGELARTISEFDEIESARVHLVLPKKSLFIEDSEPPSASVVLTLKPGASLSKEQVRSIVNLITTGVEGMSPDRITISDSRGKVLYEPKEDIVNGLSSTQLEYQLSLERNLEKRIEELLAPIVGGRNKVIARVSAEVDFSRKTIHKELYDPDVTVVRSEQKTEESSKGTTNLQTGSPEPAYRGSGLSGTGTTQQTSRSSSVTNYEINKEEQQIIAPVGEIKRLSVAVVVDGKYVKNAKGEYVYQPLPAATLDRIRALVQNAIGYDRARGDQIEVTNLAFGVPKVSEKSSWMQRALKYFQLVGKPLLNTLIILLFILLVVRPIVMAILKPEVSEEVEEAEELPEGEPTLALEDLSPEEREAIEAQKRIEDQTAMAKKLATEDFERAFKVVKRWLKEEGA
- the fliG gene encoding flagellar motor switch protein FliG, with amino-acid sequence MADKLTGIQKTAILLLALGDDFAAQVFQRLDRREIAKISKAMVEMESVPKETAEQVLREFNETLTISKEMLLGGVDAVKKLLGHVDEETAKYVIDSLDLDSGQIPFRELTNVSPKILAQILRNEHPQTLALIIGHLPPEHAADLLSQLPPGARPEVLMRLAKLESVPEEMLLEVDKVLQSQLIAIGAKEGKKVGGVQAVAEILNAVERSIEEEVLSEIEEESSQLAEEIRQLMFVFEDILHLDDRAIREVLKEISNEDLTLALKTASEELKEKFFSNLSERAANMIKEDLEIMGPVKLSDVEAAQQNIVKVVRRLEAEGRIVIGGKGGGDVLV